The Bacteroidales bacterium genome includes the window AAATATGAGGATTTTTCATTAAATAATAATACATCTTCCCAATTGCTTATTTTGTAATCGGCTCCGATAATTAATTTTTTTGTTAAAAATGAAAACCCAAGTCCATACGCCATCGGCATTTCAATTTTTCCTTGAGAAACAGTATCGTTGTATAATGTATCTGTAATAGTTATATCAGCTCCTCTTACAATTGTTCTTGATAAATATCTGAACATATCAATATTAAAATCTGTTTTGTTTTCGTAGAAAGCACCTAATGTAAAATTATATTTTTTTAATATTGAATCATTATATTGAATCCCATATCTTAAATGCAAACCTCTCGTCTTATTATCTTCAGTATAAATCAAAAACGAATTATACTCTTCGTCACGCAGAATTGACTCAAAACGCTTACTTAAAGACCCAAAAACATAAGATGCATTTATACCTAATGATAAGCCTTTATATGTAAATGAATTTCCCCAATATAATTTTGACAAACCTCCTTCTCCAATATAATTATTATCATAGTCTTGTTTATAGTCATCTAAAAAAACAGAATCTTCTGTACTAATTTGATAACCTATACTACTCAACGGACTTATTCCAATACTCATAGCCCAATATTTTTTCAAACTGAAAGCCATATTTAGGGATGACAAACTAAAGTCGTAATTTGTAACCATATCAGAACTAGTTGAATAGTCAATTCGTTTTGATTTGACACCAACTTGAAATAAGAAAACTTTATTTGGCAGTGCAGAATATGATGCAGGATTAATTGTGTTAATTTCAAGCGGTAATCTTAATCCTGTAGAAATTCCGCCCATTCCGAGACCCCTGCCCAATACTTCATTTTCAATATCTCCGATACCATATCTTGAATAAGGAGAACTTGTATTAACTTGAGCATTAAGAGAGCTTCCAAGAAGAATATAAATCAGAACAATTATTAGATTTTTTTTATTCATTATAATTTAAAATTATGTTTAAACCCTTCATCACAAGATTTGGGTCTGCAAATATTTCACTTTTTAATCTTTTTTCAAAAAAAAATGTGTCTCCACCTGTAAAAATTACTTTTAAATCCTTATATTTTTCTTTATAGATTTTGATATAAGCCTCAACTTCATTTATGATTCCGTTTTGGACACCGGCTTTAATTGCATCTTTCGTTGATGCTCCGAATATATCGGAAAAATCTTCATCAACTTCAACCAAAGGTAAGTTTTCTGTATAATTATTTAAAGCTTTGTATCGCATCATAATGCCCGGAGATATACTTCCGCCGTAATATTCGCCGGTATTACTGATAAAATCAACAGTAAGAGCTGTTCCGGCATCAAAAATTAAAACGTTATATCCTTTAAAAATATTGTATGCTGCAACAACAGCAGCAATTCTGTCTTTCCCAAGTGTTTCAGGTGTATTGTAATAATTCCTTACAGGAATTTTCGTTTTAAAATTAAAATTTATAAACCTTGTAAAATTTTCTCTCAAAAAACTTGTTAAAACTTCACTTACAATTGATACTGATGATAAAATTACTCTTTCAGTATCAGGGAAGTTATTTTTCATCTTTTTAATACCTCTTAATAAGCTGCTTACATCATTCTTTTTTGATTTAGACAATTCTAAACAATCATTCCCCTTAAATAATGACATTTTAATTAGTGTGTTCCCTATATCAATTATGAGATTCATTAGCCACTATTAAAAAACTATAAATTTAAATTGTTCCTGTTACATTGTTTCATTGCTAAAAAATCAACCTACCTGCCGGCAGACAATAAAAACAATATTTAAAATTTCTGTCAAAATTGATTTTTTGAGTAATCAAAAAAGCTATATGTTATTAGTACGACATATCCATAAAATCTGCGAATATAAAAAAAAGACACAGATTTAAAAAAAATCTGTGCTTTTCATGCAATTTTTTAATTTAATAAATGTCTAAAACATTAAATGCATTTTAGACCTGTTGTTCCATCCTGCCTGATAATCATAATCAACAAAATATATCTTTAAGTCTGCTTGATAATCGTAGTCTGTAAAATAAATTTTTTTATCTGCTTGGTAGTCATAATCTGTAAAATACCATTTTCCTTCATCATTGGCTTGATAATCATACTTTGTTTTAAACACCTTTAAATCAGCCTGATAATCATAATTTACAACAAACACTTTAATATCAGCTTGATAATCATAATCAACTACAAAAATTTTTGTGCCGCCTGAACCGGTTCCCGAAATTTGATTTTTTTGAGGCTTATCAATTGAGAGAGTAATTGCAGAAATTAATAATAAACCAAAAAATAATTTATTTTTCATAATATAAAATTTTAATAAACAATCTATATTATAAGATGCAGAAAAGTGCCTGTTTCCACATTTTTATTAATTAGAGTCCGTCTATAAAGTCTGTGTTTGGTTCAAAATGTTCGAGTTCGAGGCATCCGAAATGTTTATAATCAGGAGTTTACTTTTGTAAATGACTGATTATAAACATGAGGATAACGAAGAAATCGGACATTATGGACAAACACTAATTATTTTTAATAAATTCTTTCAGTGTGAAAAGGTCTTTTACCCTTACACCTTTCTCATTTTCAATTAATGTGCAACATTCATTATAAATATCATGCTCAAAAAATAAAATATGATCATGTTTTACGGCATCATCAAAAAAACGTTTTTTGTCTTTTAGAGTTATTAAAGGTTGTGTATCATAACTCATTATATACGGCATTGGAATATGTGCTGTTGAAGGAAAAAGATCTCCTCCGTAAACTATTGTCTTATTTTTATATTTTATATAAGGAATGATCTGTCCTACTGTATGGCCGTCAAATATCTTTATTTCAATACCGGGAATGATCTCTCCCTCTTCTTCAATCAGATTTAATTGCTTATGCTCTTGTAAAGGGATGAAGTTTTCAGGAAGAAAAGATGCCTTTTCTCTTCTGTTAGGATTTACGGCTAATTCCCATTGAGATTTACTGACATGATAAATTGCATTGGGAAATACAGGTACAAGTTCTTTCTTTTCATTATACTTAACGGCACCCCCGACATGGTCAAAATGCAAATGGGTTAAAATAACATCGGTAATGCCTTCAGTAGTAAAGCCGTTCTCTTTTAATGAAGATTCAAGAGTTTCATCTCCGTTTGGTAAATAATAACTGAAGAACTTTTTGCCTTGCTTATCTCCCATTCCTGTATCAATTAAGACTTTCCTGTCTTCCGTTTCAATCAACAAGCATCGCATGGCCCAATTACATAAGTTTTTTTCGTCAGCGGGATATAAATTCTGCCATAATGCTTTAGGAACAACTCCGAACATTGCTCCTCCGTCTAATTTTAAATTTCCTGTTTCAATTTTGTATAAGTTCATTTCAATTTATCTGTATTTTTCTCCGAGAATTACTTTATATTTTCTGTTAAAACTTCCTTTTGCAATATTAGCTAATTTTCTTTTCAAAAACTTTTTCCTTAATGCTGAAACTTTATCTGTAAATAAGATCCCCTCAAGATGATCATATTCATGTTGAATAATTACTGCAGCAGTTCCTTCAAATTTTTCTGTATGCTTCTCAAAATTTTCATCAACATATTCAATAGTAATCTCCGGATATCTTAAAACATCTTCTCTAATATCAGGGATGCTTAAACATCCTTCATTTGAAAGCGTTAAACCTCCTTTTTTCTCTGTAATACGAGCATTAATAAATGTCTTTTTCAGGTCTTTTAATTCCGGTTCATCTTCAGCCATCGGTGAAGCATCTACAATAAATAATCTGATTGATTTTCCTGTTTGCGGAGCAGCCAAACCAACTCCTTCAGAGCTGTGCATGGTGTCATACATATTTTCAATCAATATTTTAATATCTTGATAATCTTTATCAATATCAACTGCAACCTTTCTGAGAACCGATGAGCCGATTATATGTACGGGTAAAATCATTTTTCTTTAAATTTTCTGTAATCCATATAAGATTGTAAAATTATTACTGCACTTAACTTATCAATTATTGCTTTATTTTGACGATCTTTCTTTTTTAAACCTCCTTCAATCATTGCAATTTTTGCTAATTTAGAAGTAAATCTTTCGTCATAAATATCTATTTCAGTATCGGGGAAGGTTTTATGTAACTTTTTAATAAACGGTTTTACAAATCTCATAGATTCTGCATCATTATTTTTAAGATCTTTCGGGTATCCGACAACAATTGTTTCAACTTCTTCATTATTTAAATAATCTCTCAAAAATTCAAATATATCTTTTGAATGCACTGTTGTTAACCCGGTTGCAATAATCTTGAGAGGATCACTGACAGCAATCCCTACACGTTTTCTTCCGTAATCTATTGATAATATTCTTCCCAAAACTAAATAAAAATGCAAACATATAAAATTTTGTAAAAAAATATGCAATTTATAATTAGATTGATTAAAGATTAATTAAAATTGAGTTAGATTGATAAAGTTGCAATGTGTCTTTTTATCAATCAAATTCAATCTGTTTTGATCGAATAAATATTTTTGTTTGCCTGTCTGCCATGCCTTCGGAAAGTATACCGACAGGCAGGTGGCTTCGCTACATTAAGTAATTTGATATTTAGAATTTGATATTTTCTGCCTGCCTGCTTTTTACTGAATCAATAACTATTTGAACACATTCATCAGTTCTTTTTAAAATTTCTTTTTCCCAAAATCTTATAACAATCCAACCTTCTTCATTTAATTTAATATTAACTTCTTTATCTCTCTCTATACTCCTTTCAATTTTTTTATACCAAAACTCTTTATTCGATTTTATTTCTGATTTTTTTTGAGACCAATCTTTTCCGTGCCAAAATTCGCTGTCGCAAAAAACGGCGACTTTATATTTTTTAATTGCAAAATCCGGTTTGCCAAAAATATTTTTTACATTCTTTCTGTATCTTATTCCTTTTTTCCACAAAGCTTTTCCGAGTACAATCTCAATTTTTGAACCTTTGGACTTTACAGCTTGCATATTTTTTCGTCTTTGCTCTTTACTGTGTCTGTCCATTGTTTATGATTTTATTAAAATCAAACTGTGTTGTTATTTATTATTATTTTTTTAGATATGCTTGTTACGGGTTACGGGTTACACGTTTTGCAGATTGAAATCGTAGAATATCAAAACACAGCCATCTATATACAATAAAGCTACTTATTTTCTTTGAAAAATTTTTCAATATCTTTATTTCCTTTTTTAATTACTGAAATTGGCGGATAAGAAATCGGATTATTTTGAAGTAAAATACCGTCTTCATTTGCATCGAAATTTACTTGCAATCCCAATTTTAGAATAAAGGCAGGTAAAAATTCCAATAAATTTCCGGAAAGATCAAGCTCTTTAAGTGTTAAAATATCTGCTATTTCAGGAGGCAGTATTTTTATGTAATTATTAACCAACGAAATAGTTTCAATTCGTTTTAATTTATTTATTGATTCGGGAATCTTACTTATATTATTCATTCCCAACTCTAAATGAATTAAATTAGCTAAGTCAAAAAGTTCATCAGGCAAAGACTGAATTATATTTCCCATTAATAATAATACCCTTAATAACTTCAATTTACTAATATCTTTAGGTATTATCTCAATTTTTGTATCCATTAAATTCAATTCATGCAAATTCTCCAAATCAGTAACATGACCGGGGAAAGAATTTAGGTTGTTACCGGCCAAGTCCAGTTTTCTTAATGTCTTTAGTTCAGATATACTATCCGGCAATGAAATAATTTTATTATAATCAAAAACCAGAGTTCTGATCATTTTTAATTGACTTATACTTTCAGGAATTTCTTTTATTTTGTTGAATCCCAAATTTAAGAACTCCAACTTTTCTAATTGGAAAATACATTCGTTTATCTTCTCAATTTTATTCCCTGTCATGTATAGCCGATACAGCACAGGTAACTTGCAAACTGCATCCGGTATATAAGAAAAGTTGTTGTTGCTTATATCTAATTCTTGCAAATTTGTTAAATCGGAAAATAAATCCGGTAAACTTGACAAACCGCATTGTGCTAAATTCAGATATGAAAGATTAGAATAATTTTTAATACAATCCGGAAGTTTGTTAAATATATTTTGACTGATATTTAATTCCAACAAGCTTTTAAAATCCTTTATTTCAGACGGAAGTTCTTGAATATTGTTTTTAGTAAAATTTATTGTTTCCAACTTATCCAAATATGCAATTTCCATTGGAAATCTGTCAAACTGATTGTATGCAATATTCAAATATCTCAGGTTTTTTAATCGTT containing:
- a CDS encoding MBL fold metallo-hydrolase, with the translated sequence MNLYKIETGNLKLDGGAMFGVVPKALWQNLYPADEKNLCNWAMRCLLIETEDRKVLIDTGMGDKQGKKFFSYYLPNGDETLESSLKENGFTTEGITDVILTHLHFDHVGGAVKYNEKKELVPVFPNAIYHVSKSQWELAVNPNRREKASFLPENFIPLQEHKQLNLIEEEGEIIPGIEIKIFDGHTVGQIIPYIKYKNKTIVYGGDLFPSTAHIPMPYIMSYDTQPLITLKDKKRFFDDAVKHDHILFFEHDIYNECCTLIENEKGVRVKDLFTLKEFIKNN
- a CDS encoding very short patch repair endonuclease, with amino-acid sequence MDRHSKEQRRKNMQAVKSKGSKIEIVLGKALWKKGIRYRKNVKNIFGKPDFAIKKYKVAVFCDSEFWHGKDWSQKKSEIKSNKEFWYKKIERSIERDKEVNIKLNEEGWIVIRFWEKEILKRTDECVQIVIDSVKSRQAENIKF
- a CDS encoding type III pantothenate kinase; translated protein: MNLIIDIGNTLIKMSLFKGNDCLELSKSKKNDVSSLLRGIKKMKNNFPDTERVILSSVSIVSEVLTSFLRENFTRFINFNFKTKIPVRNYYNTPETLGKDRIAAVVAAYNIFKGYNVLIFDAGTALTVDFISNTGEYYGGSISPGIMMRYKALNNYTENLPLVEVDEDFSDIFGASTKDAIKAGVQNGIINEVEAYIKIYKEKYKDLKVIFTGGDTFFFEKRLKSEIFADPNLVMKGLNIILNYNE
- a CDS encoding leucine-rich repeat domain-containing protein yields the protein MLPSDLIITNLEKLTGKKFKKSKFNIDGWIFDDFARYQVDENDEIIKIKITDAGLKKIPEVIFDIESLKELSIEENKLSSLPKDIERLKNLRYLNIAYNQFDRFPMEIAYLDKLETINFTKNNIQELPSEIKDFKSLLELNISQNIFNKLPDCIKNYSNLSYLNLAQCGLSSLPDLFSDLTNLQELDISNNNFSYIPDAVCKLPVLYRLYMTGNKIEKINECIFQLEKLEFLNLGFNKIKEIPESISQLKMIRTLVFDYNKIISLPDSISELKTLRKLDLAGNNLNSFPGHVTDLENLHELNLMDTKIEIIPKDISKLKLLRVLLLMGNIIQSLPDELFDLANLIHLELGMNNISKIPESINKLKRIETISLVNNYIKILPPEIADILTLKELDLSGNLLEFLPAFILKLGLQVNFDANEDGILLQNNPISYPPISVIKKGNKDIEKFFKENK
- a CDS encoding DUF6150 family protein → MKNKLFFGLLLISAITLSIDKPQKNQISGTGSGGTKIFVVDYDYQADIKVFVVNYDYQADLKVFKTKYDYQANDEGKWYFTDYDYQADKKIYFTDYDYQADLKIYFVDYDYQAGWNNRSKMHLMF
- the ruvX gene encoding Holliday junction resolvase RuvX, whose product is MGRILSIDYGRKRVGIAVSDPLKIIATGLTTVHSKDIFEFLRDYLNNEEVETIVVGYPKDLKNNDAESMRFVKPFIKKLHKTFPDTEIDIYDERFTSKLAKIAMIEGGLKKKDRQNKAIIDKLSAVIILQSYMDYRKFKEK
- the def gene encoding peptide deformylase, with amino-acid sequence MILPVHIIGSSVLRKVAVDIDKDYQDIKILIENMYDTMHSSEGVGLAAPQTGKSIRLFIVDASPMAEDEPELKDLKKTFINARITEKKGGLTLSNEGCLSIPDIREDVLRYPEITIEYVDENFEKHTEKFEGTAAVIIQHEYDHLEGILFTDKVSALRKKFLKRKLANIAKGSFNRKYKVILGEKYR